One stretch of Rosistilla oblonga DNA includes these proteins:
- a CDS encoding DUF1501 domain-containing protein yields the protein MTDSLQNEIGLKQSQLTTRRALLGGSVTGIGAMALNQLLANESPAAAAETDVSPGLPGLPHFAPKAKRVIYLFQSGGPSHIDLFDHKESLDKLHGTDLPDSIRGDQRLTGMTSWQKSFPVVKPLWGGKRCGEHGTWIGNPLPHTQTIADEISIVRSMWTEAINHDPAVTYINTGSQQIGHASMGSWLSYGLGSENEDFPAYMVLLSQGTGKNPGQPLFSRLWGSGYLPSSHQGVMLRPGANPVLYLQNPAGVSRDSRRNLLDTLGQLNQMHWDSSGDPETLARIEAYEMAYRMQTSVPDLTDVSDEPESTFELYGEDSRRPGTFAANCLLARRMAERGVRFIQLFHRGWDQHVSLEHQLPRQCKDVDQASAALVKDLKRLGMLKDTLVVWGGEFGRTVYSQGELGNPSSGRDHHGRCFTTWMAGGGVKAGFDYGTTDEFAYNIVENPVHIRDLNATILHLLGIDHSRFTFKFRGLSQRLTGVEEAHVVDGLVS from the coding sequence ATGACAGATTCACTGCAGAACGAAATCGGTTTGAAGCAGTCGCAATTGACGACGCGTCGCGCGTTGCTGGGCGGATCGGTGACGGGGATCGGCGCGATGGCGTTGAACCAGTTGTTGGCGAACGAATCACCAGCGGCGGCTGCGGAGACCGACGTCAGCCCCGGTTTGCCCGGGCTGCCACATTTTGCTCCCAAAGCGAAACGAGTGATCTATCTGTTTCAATCGGGCGGCCCCAGCCATATCGATCTGTTCGACCACAAAGAGTCGTTGGATAAGCTGCACGGGACCGATCTTCCCGATTCGATTCGCGGCGACCAACGGCTGACGGGGATGACGTCGTGGCAGAAGAGTTTTCCGGTCGTCAAGCCGCTGTGGGGCGGCAAGCGCTGCGGCGAACATGGCACCTGGATCGGTAACCCGCTGCCGCATACGCAAACGATCGCCGACGAGATCAGCATCGTTCGTTCGATGTGGACCGAAGCGATCAATCACGATCCGGCGGTGACTTATATCAATACCGGTTCGCAGCAGATCGGGCACGCGTCGATGGGATCGTGGCTCAGCTACGGCTTGGGCAGCGAAAACGAAGACTTTCCGGCGTACATGGTGCTGTTGAGTCAGGGGACCGGCAAGAATCCCGGGCAACCGCTGTTTTCGCGACTGTGGGGGAGCGGTTATCTGCCATCGAGTCATCAGGGCGTAATGCTGCGTCCGGGAGCCAACCCGGTGCTGTATCTGCAAAACCCGGCGGGCGTCAGCCGCGATTCTCGCCGCAACCTATTGGATACGCTGGGCCAATTGAACCAGATGCACTGGGATTCCAGCGGAGATCCCGAGACGTTGGCTCGGATCGAAGCCTACGAGATGGCTTACCGGATGCAAACCTCGGTTCCCGATCTGACCGATGTCTCGGATGAACCCGAGTCGACGTTTGAACTGTATGGCGAAGATTCGCGTCGCCCGGGAACCTTTGCCGCCAATTGTTTGTTGGCTCGCCGAATGGCCGAACGCGGCGTCCGATTTATCCAACTGTTCCATCGCGGTTGGGATCAACACGTTTCGTTGGAACATCAACTGCCACGACAGTGCAAAGACGTCGACCAAGCGTCGGCGGCGCTGGTCAAAGATCTCAAACGCCTGGGCATGCTCAAAGACACGCTGGTCGTTTGGGGAGGCGAATTTGGCCGAACGGTTTACAGCCAAGGCGAGTTAGGAAATCCAAGTTCCGGACGCGATCATCACGGTCGCTGCTTCACGACCTGGATGGCCGGGGGCGGTGTCAAAGCGGGCTTCGACTACGGCACAACCGATGAATTCGCCTACAACATCGTCGAGAATCCGGTCCACATCCGAGACCTCAACGCCACAATCCTGCATCTGTTGGGGATCGATCACAGCCGATTCACCTTCAAGTTCCGAGGGCTCAGCCAGCGACTGACGGGAGTCGAAGAGGCACACGTCGTCGATGGGCTGGTCAGTTAA